The nucleotide sequence GCAAATGACAAGTATCCGTTTCTGGTTTATACAGACGTTTATGATTTTGGCATTCATTGCTTCTCTTATTCTCTTTATTGGTCTTCAAATTTACTTGTATCTTTTTCCGGACAGTGGCCTGACAACAACGATGACTTTCTGGCTTTGGCTATATTGTTTTGTGATTTTCACCGCATCAGGTTTCTATTTTAGTTTAAGAGGGAGCTACTTAATCAAAGGCCGTCTTACAGACATTTTATTGTTCATCACTACAATGAGAAGAGGCAAGTTCACAGATAGAATGCCCACAAACGAAAAAGACGAAATTGGACTGATTTCAGAGGAACTCAATCATTTATCTGAATACCTGCAGGAACAGGTACAATCACTGCAACGGCTTGCCGAAGAAAAGACAGAGCTTTCAAAGACCGCAAAATCGGCCGCAATCATGGAGGAAAGACAAAGGCTTGCCAGAGATCTACACGATGTAGTCAGCCAGCAGCTTTTCGCACTTAGTATGATGTCTTCGGCTTCACTGAGATGGTTTGATCAAGAGCCGGAAAAGGCCCGGAAGCAGCTAGAACAAATTTCAGAGATAGCTGGTAAAGCACAGGAGGAGATGAGAGCTCTCCTTCTTCACCTGAGGCCTGTCCAACTAAGTGGAGAGAGCCTGTGCGAAGGAATCGTAAAGTTGATTCAAGAATTAAAGCATAAAACCACACTTACATTCGAGGCGAGTGTTGATGAAATTGACCATCTCTCGAAAGCTGCAGAAGAACATATTTTCCGAATTGTCCAGGAAGCACTGTCAAATATCCTGCGCCATGCTGATGCTACCAGGGTGAAACTATTCCTTTCAGAGGAGAATGGCTATATTCATCTTTACATCGGCGACAACGGGAAGGGATTTGATATCCATGAAGAAAGGATGACGTCCTACGGCCTCAAGACAATGAGAGAACGGTGCGAACAGATTGGGGGCACTTATAATATCAGGTCAAAAGAAAACGAGGGTACATATATTGAAATACGGATACCGGCCATGAGGAGGGAAACGTAGTGGGGAAAATTAGAGTAGCTGTAGTAGATGATCACGAAATGGTTCGAAAAGGGATCATTTCCTATTTGGAGACAGAAGAGGGAATCGAGATTGTCGGGGAAACGGATAGTGGAAAAAAAGCTGTTTCGCTTGTAAGAGATACGAAACCAGATGTTGTCCTGATGGACCTGTTAATGGAGAATGGAACGGGTATTGATGCAACCAGGGAGATTCTAAGCTTTTATCCAGAATGCAAAATCATCATCATCACTAGCTTTTATGACGACGAACAGGTATTTCCAGCTATCGAGGCAGGGGCATTCAGCTACATGCTTAAAACAGCGACCGCGTCGGAAGTCATTAAGGCAATTGAAAAAGCGTCAAGAGGGGAAACTGTCATTGAACCAAAAGTGGCCAACAGGATGATGAAAAGGCTAAGACCACAGGAGCGTAAGCCACATGATGACCTGACAGAACGGGAGCTTGATGTCCTAAAATGTATTGGTGAAGGAATGACAAACCAGCAAATCAGCGAGGAGTTATTCATCGGAGTGAAAACGGTCAAAACCCATGTTTCGAACATTCTGGGAAAACTCGGTTTATCAGACAGGACGCAGGCAGCTGTTTATGCAAACAGAAATGGTTTGATTAAAATGACATAAAAATGGGAGGGTGCCTTATGCCCTCCCATTTTCTATTTATCTACATAGTATTTCGAAACATAAGATGCGCTCTCAAAAATGTTTGGTCGAGCACCGTCTATACCTTCTTCCGTACCGCGTTTTTTGTGCGCATTTTCATAAGCCTTCGATTTTTGCCAGTTTTCGAATGCACCTTCATTTTCCCAGATTGTCATAATGATATATGTGTTCGAACTCAATGGACGAAGAACACGGATCGCGACAAAACCAGGTTCATTCTCAATCAATCTCGGCCTGTTCAAAAACCGGTCTTCAAATAGAGGCCGCCCTTCATCTGTTACGGGAATATTGTTGAGAACAGCGAATCCTTCATGGTCAAGTGAACCAGAGGAGTCAATCACTTCATACATCCTTGGTGAGCTGAACACTGTTTTTTTGCCAGTTTCATGGACAAGGAGTGATGATTCATTATTGTTCATCAATATCATGTTCTCTCCCTGGTGTTTTTCCTTTAATTTTAGTAAAAAATCTGGAGTTCCCGATGTAATATATAGATTCATTTTCTCACCTCATCTTATAAATATGGTTTACTTCTATTATACTAATTGTATGCTGATATCACCAAGCTATCATCTGTTTTCCCTTTTATAGAAGACGTTAAAGCAAAATTCGTCAAATTTTCAACAATTTAAAGCGTTTTCTATGAAATTGGGTAATAAAAAGGATATAGTGTATATAGTTTGTTTAGTTTTTGTTATAAATCATGCTAATCTACCCCATTTTCGATTCACAAAAATAGTTGTTTTTTATTTTAATCCTTTTATATTACAATGGAATACAGACATTATTGAAAGGTGGATTTCCCTTAATGAGTAAGATGATTAACGATACATTTTTAAAAGCAGCCAGAGGTGAAAAAACAGATTACGTTCCTGTCTGGTATATGAGACAAGCTGGAAGGTCCCAGCCTGAATATAGAGCAATCAAGGAAAAGTATTCACTATTTGAAATTACGCATCAGCCAGAGCTATGCGCATACGTCACAAGACTTCCTGTAGAACAATATGGAGTGGATGCTGCGATTCTTTATAAAGACATCATGACACCACTTCCAGCTATGGGTGTAGATGTCGAAATTAAAACAGGCATCGGACCTGTCATTTCTAATCCCGTAAAAACATTGGCAGATGTTGAAAAGCTGGGCGCCATCAACCCTGAATCAGATATACCTTACGTACTCGATACAATCAAGCTTCTTACACAAGAACAGCTGTCTGTACCATTGATTGGCTTCTCAGGAGCTCCGTTCACGCTTGCAAGCTATATGATCGAGGGCGGTCCTTCAAAGAATTATAACAAGACAAAGGCATTCATGTACGCACAGCCAGAAGCCTGGTTCGCGCTGATGGACAAGCTTGGCGATATGGTGATTACATATGTGAAATCACAAATCAAGGCTGGAGTGAAAGCAATCCAGATTTTTGATTCATGGGTCGGAGCACTGAATGTCCAGGATTACCGTACTTTCATCAAGCCAGTAATGAACAGGATTTTTTCTGAACTGAAGAAAGAAAATGTTCCATTGATCATGTTCGGAGTTGGAGCAAGCCACCTTGCCATGGAGTGGCATGAACTTCCGCTTGATGTAGTGGGACTGGATTGGCGCCTGCAAATCAGTGAGGCTCGCGAGCTTGGAATCCAGAAAACCGTCATGGGAAATCTTGACCCAGCCATCTTGCTTGCCCCTTGGGAAGTAATTGAAGAAAAGGCAAAGGCCATCCTTGACCAGGGCATGGCACAGCCAGGCTACATCTTCAACCTTGGGCATGGGGTATTCCCATCAGTGAACCCGGAAACATTGAAAAAACTGACTGCTTTTATTCATGAGTACTCTGCCTCAAAACTAGGTAAATAGTCTCTATTCTGCTTCAGAGCATTACATTTGGTAAAATGGTCTGGTTTTTGGCAGAATAGAAGCTTAGAGACTCGAAAAAGAGGTGCAATCATGACGAAGAAAAAGATGGGATTGCTTGTGATGGCATACGGCACACCCTACAAAGAAGAAGATATTGAACGATATTATACACATATCCGCCACGGACGTACTCCGTCACCGGAAATGCTTGAGGATTTAAAACAGCGTTATGAAGCAATTGGTGGTATTTCTCCACTGGCGAAAATCACCGTTGCTCAGGGCGAGAAGCTCGAACAGCATCTAAACAGTATCCAGGATGAAATTGAATTCAAAATGTATCTTGGGTTGAAGCATATTGAGCCGTTTATCGAGGATGCCGTGAAGCAAATGCATGATGATGGCATTGAAGAGGCGGTCAGCATCGTGCTCGCACCCCACTTTTCGACCTTCAGCGTGAAATCGTATAATGGACGCGCAAAGGAAGAAGCGGCAAAATTGGGTGGACCTGAAATTGTATCGGTTGAACAATGGTATGATGAGCCGAAATTCATCAAGTACTGGTCAGACAGAGTCAGTAAAACTTTTGCTGAAATGCCTGCCGATCAGCGCGAGAATGCAGTATTGATTGTTTCTGCCCACAGCCTTCCGGAGAAAATTCTCCAAATGGGCGATCCGTATCCTGAACAATTAAAAGAAACTGCTGATATGATCGCTAATCAGGCAAACGTGAAAAATTACGAGGTTGGCTGGCAAAGTGCAGGCAACACACCTGAGCCTTGGCTTGGGCCTGATGTCCAGGACTTGACGAGAGACCTATTCAAGGCAAATGGCTATAAAGCCTTTGTTTATGTACCAGCTGGATTTGTATCAGATCACCTGGAAGTATTGTATGACAATGATTATGAATGCAAGAACGTGACAGATGATATCGGGGCCAGCTATTACAGGCCGCCAATGCCAAATACAGAGCCTGAATTTATTGATGCATTGGCAGATATTATTTTAAAAAAGCTGTCAACTTCACGCTAGGCTGTATTCGCATTGATTGTGGCTTTTCGTACATGTTCTAAAAACCGCATTAATAATGGTATCGTTGCTCTTTTCGAGGAGACTTCTGAATTAAGATGCATTCATACAGGTTGAGATAGCAACAAAATTTACGAAAAGAGCCTGGCTAAAACTACTTAAAGAAGGCGATTTACCGTGACAGAAAAGAAGCAAGTTGTAATTGTAGGGGGCGGCATAACTGGTTTGGCGGCTGCATACTATTTGCAAAAGCATGCCAGGGAGAACCAGCTTCCGCTTGATGTGAAACTGGTTGAAGCCTCCCATCGTGTTGGCGGGAAAATGCAAACGCATGTTAAAGATGGCTTTGTAATTGAAAGAGGACCTGATTCCTTCCTGGAAAGAAAAGAAAGTGCAGGCCGACTCGCCAGGGAAGTAGGTTTAGGAGATAAATTAGTCAATAACAGTACTGGGAAATCGTATGTATTAGTGAAGGACAAGCTCCACCCAATGCCTGGCGGATCTGTGATGGGAATCCCTACTCAGATCGGTCCCTTCGTTACAACCGGCCTATTTTCGTGGCCAGGTAAGTTCCGGGCTGCAGGAGACTTCTTTATGCCACCTTCTAAGGTAAAAGGAGACCAGTCACTTGGTGAATTTTTCCGCCGCAGGCTCGGCGATGAGGTTGTCGAAAATCTGATTGAGCCTCTGCTCTCCGGTATCTATGCCGGAGATATTGATAACATGAGTCTATTATCCACTTTCCCGCAATTCTATCAAGTGGAGCAGAAATACGGGAGCCTGATTCTTGGCACAAAAAAATCGACTACTCCCTCGAAAATCAAGCCTGCTGATACCGGGCAGACCAAGAAAAAGGGAATGTTCCTAACCGTGACGTCAGGTTTGCAATCTTTTGTCGATGCAATTGAGTCGAAGCTTGATCCGGGTTCGGTCATAAAAGGGATTCGGGTCGATAAAGTGAGCAAGCAGGAAAGCGGCTACCGGATGAGGCTGAGCAGCGGGGAAACGCTGGACGCAGATAGTATTCTTGTATCTGCACCACATGAAGCTGCTTTGCATATGTTCTCAGAACATGAACATATTTTTGATCCGTTCCGCAGCATGCCTTCAACATCCGTGGCTACAGTTGCGATGGCATTCCCGGAAAGTGTCATAAAAGAAGATATTGACGGTACTGGATTCGTTGTATCGCGGAATAGTGATTATACAATTACTGCTTGCACCTGGACACATAAAAAATGGCCGCATACTACACCTGAGGGAAAAGTATTGCTCCGGCTCTATGTCGGCAGGCCAGGTGACGAGGCTATTGTCGAGCTTTCGGACGATGAAATCATCAAGATCGCTCTCGAGGATTTAAATAAAACGATGGATATCCAGGCACAGCCTGATTTTTCAGTAGTTTCCCGCTGGAAAGAGGCAATGCCGCAGTACACAGTAGGGCACAAGGAAAGGGTAGCGAACCTGAAGAATAATCTCTCAAATGAGCTTCCAGGCGTATTTGTAGGGGGAAGCTCCTATGAAGGAGTGGGCCTTCCAGATTGTATCGACCAGGGAGAAGCAGCGGTCGAAAAGATTCTTGGATATTTGCAGCTTAACCAATAAAAAACCCTTTTTTAAGGGTTTTTTATTTTACATACTTGCCACAGTGTAAAAGATGTGATAATTTATTATTTGACGAAATGACCGTTTTTCTCAAATAGTCATTTTTGGAGGTGTTAACATGGCAATCGACCGGAGACAGCAGATTATTGATGCGGCCAACAACTCTTTTTCACTCTACGGATATAAGGCAACGACAATCGATCAGGTCGCAAAGCTGGCGAATGTAGGGAAAGGTACTATTTATACTTTTTTCAAAAATAAAGAACAGCTTTTCGATGAAATTATTAATGACCTGATCAAAGAAATGGGAGAGGTCGCAAATGAGGCTGTGAATCAAGAAGATTCTTTTTACGAAAATGTCCATAGAGCATTATATCGACTGCTGGAGTTTCGTAAAAAACATCAATTAACGATCAAGCTTTCCCAGGAAGCGCGGGATATCGGAACACCAGCTGTTTTGGAAGTTATGGATAAGCTGGAAGCTGCCATCCTTGGCTTTATTAAACAAAGGGTCATCCAGGCAGTCCAAAAGGGCGAAATAAAGGAATGTGACCCTGAAATCACGTCATTCATCATGATGAAATTATATATATCACTGATTTTTGACTGGGAAAAGAAAAACAAGCCGCTCGAAAAAGCACAAATATCAGAGCTGTTTGAGTTCTATATTTTCAAAGGATTGTCTCGTTAGGAGGGGATCCTTATTTTTAACAGAAAAATGACCAAATGAACAAAATGGTCATTTATTTTACCAAGGAGGATAATAATGAAAAATAAACTATTCACCCAAGAATTACTTGCCATTTTTCGAAACAAAAAGCTTCTGATTCCCATCATTGCCGTCTTGTTCATTCCGGTTTTGTACAGTGGAATGTTCTTATGGGCATTTTGGGATCCGTATGAACATCTTTCCGATCTTCCCGTAGCTGTTGCCAACAGTGATGCCGGGTCAACGATTGACGGAAAGAAACTTGAACTAGGCAATGACCTGGTGGAAAAGCTGAAAGAAAGCCAGGATTTTGGTTTTGAATTTGTATCAGAAGAAGAAGGGGCAAAAGGACTGGAGCAGCAAAAATATTATATGCTCATTAAAATCCCGGAAGATTTCTCTGAAAATGCAACAACTTTGTTGGAGGAACACCCTGAAAAACTCGAACTTGTTTATATGCCGAATGAAAGCTTCAACTTCTTATCTGCTCAGATTGGCGGAACAGCAGCAGAAAAAATCAAAGCTTCTGTGTCCGAGAAGGTTTCTGAAACCTACGCGGAAACGATGTTTGATAAAATCGGCGGACTGGCCGATGGACTTGATCAAGCGAGTGACGGAGCTTTCGAACTGAACGACGGTGCAGTCAGGCTTAAATATGGAAGCCAGGAGCTTTTTGATAATCTATCCGTGTTGGCAAGCAAGTCGGTTGAGTTCAACGAGGGGTTGAACTCGGCTAATTCCGGTACAAAAGAGCTGGCCAATGGAGCAGTAGAGCTATCTGGCGGACTTGGTCAATTGGAGGAAGGGGAAACGAAGCTGGCGGATGCTTCGGGTCAACTTCTGGCAGGCCAGAAAGACCTACAGGCAGGAGCTTCAGAAGTAAAAGCGGGTTTAGATCAAGCAAACAGTAAGATCCCAGCAATGATTGAAGCTACACAACAAATTGAACAAGGGTCCGAAAATCTCAGTCAGAGCCTAACAGCTTGGAGAAATGGGGCTGACAATGCGGCTGGCGGAGCAGCGGAGGTTCATGCTGGTATTCAAGAGCTCCAGACACAAATGGAGGCGATGGCGCCTTTATTAAGTGCATATCCTGAAAAACAAAAAGAGCTTGCCGAAGCGCTTAGCAAACTGGAAGCTGGCAGTGCAGGTCTTGAGCAAGGGACAGCGAAACTTTCAGACTCAGCAGGTAAGCTGGCTGCCGGTTCCGAGAAATTATCAGCGGGCTTGAAGGAAGTCATTGCCGGCCAGGGGCAGCTGCAAGCGGGAATGTCCAAACTGGCAGCGGGCAGCGGACAACTTGAAACAGGTGCTGCAAAGCTGGCAGCCGGCCATGAAGAGTTTCATTCGGGTCTCCAGGTGTTCGGTGACAAGTTGAGTGAAGCGAAAGCTGGTTCTGTGGAGTTGGCGAATGGGAGTTCCAAACTTGTGGGAGGAATGGATGAGCTGGCAGCTGGTTCTGCAGCCATGACGGACGGAACGGACAAACTGGCAACTGGTGCCGGAGAATTGTTTGAAGGCAATTCAAAGGTAGTGGATGGTACGTCCGAGCTTGCTGAAAAGCTTAAGGATGGAGCAGAAGAAGCAAAGGTGAATCCAGACGAGGAAACCTACAATATGCTGGCTGCACCAGTAAAGCTGGCGAATGAAACATTAAAGTCAGTTCCGAACTATGGAACAGGATTTGCACCATATTTCTTATCTCTTGGCTTATTTGTTGGTGCATTGTTGCTTTCCATCGTATTCCCATTAAGGGAGCCAGCTGGAGTTCCTTCAAGCGGTGCAAGCTGGTTCTTCAGTAAATTCGGTATTCTGGCAGGAATCGGAGTCTTGCAGGCGCTTGCAGCTGATGCCATTCTTCTTTTAGGGCTGGGCCTGGATGTTGAGAGTATTCCATTATTCCTGATCTTCTCCGTGATCACAAGCCTGACTTTTATTGCTTTGATCCAGTTCCTTGTGACACTCTTAGGAGATCCAGGTCGTTTTGTTGCAATCGTCATCCTGATTTTACAGCTTACGACAAGTGCAGGAACTTTCCCATTGGAATTAATCCCGGGATTCCTGCAGAAGTTTAACGCATATTTGCCAATGACTTATTCAGTTCAAGGGTTCAAAGCTGTCATCTCTAGCGGGGATTTCAGTTTCATGTGGCAAAATGCAGGGATTTTGGCCGGGTATATTTTAGTCCTGGCAGCAGGCACGGCCGTCTATTTCCATTGGATGTACAAAAGGAGATTCACGATATTAGCAGAAAAATATTAAAAAGAAGCCAGCCGTTCACTGAACGAGCTGGCTTTTCATTTGCAGTCTTGAGCTGCAGGAAAGGGATTGTATTACACCCGGAAAACCGGGGAAGGAAAACGATTTATTGTTTATAGTTTGCCAGGATCCATGCATCCATCACATTTGTTACCGTAGCATTCATGCTGTTCGTTAATTGCTTCTCCACACTCAATACACTGTTTTTTTGGTAAATTACGAAAGAATTCTACGACATTTTCAATCATGCTGTTCCCTCCAATTAAGTGAGTTGTTTTGATACAGTTTCGCTATTAATTATATTGTATTATAACAGAACAACGTGCGTCAATCATAATTTTCTGAAAAAACCGTTGGAGTGAAAAAATGGGCAAAATGAAGTATAGTGAAAGAAAAAGTGTGATAATAGGAGGGGAATCATTGAAGCTGACAATAGTAGGATTCTGGGGCGGATACCCGAAGGTGAATGAAGCCAGCACCGGATATTTGCTTGAGCATGATGGATTTAAGCTAATGATAGACTTTGGCAGCGGAGTACTGGCGAAACTTCAAAATTTCGTTCAGCCAGATGAGCTGGATGCTTTGGTGCTGTCACATTACCATCCCGATCATATCGCCGATATCGGTGTATTACAGCATGCCAGGCTCATCCAGGGCTTTCTGGGCAAGAAGTCTCCCCAGCTTCCGATTTACGGACATACACAGGACAAGCAGGAGTTTGCGAAGCTTACATACAAAAACATTACAAAAGGGATTGCCTATGATCCTTCTAAAAAGCTTAACGTAGGACCTTTCACGATTTCATTCATTTCGGCTGTCCATCCAGCACCATGCTATGCGATGCGGATCGAAGCAGGCGGCAAGTCTTTAGTGTATACAGCAGATACTTCCTTCAAGGAAGAGTTCATTTCTTTTGCTTCAGGAGTTGACTTATTGCTTTCAGAATGCAACTTTTATGGTAACCAGGATGGAAAAGGTGCAGGCCATATGAATAGCTACGATAACGGAAGGCTGGCTGAGGGCGCGGGTGTAAAACAGCTAGTCTTGACCCATTTGCCACATTACGGTGAAATTGAACAGCTTGTTTCGGAGGCTTCCACAATATTCAAAGGCCCGATTACCCTTGCGAGGGAAGGGCTCGAAATCACTCTATAAAAGGAGAATGAACGATGTTATTTATTGATAATAAGGGAATCACAGACCCAAGAATTAATCTTGCAATTGAAGAATATGCCTTGAAGAATCTTGATATCAATGAAACCTACTTATTGTTTTATATAAACGAACCATCCATCATCATAGGCAAAAACCAGAACACAATTGAAGAAATCAATACTGAATATGTTGAGAAGAATGGAATCCATGTCGTCCGTCGATTATCAGGGGGCGGTGCAGTGTATCATGACCTTGGGAACTTGAATTTTAGTTTCATCACAAAGGACGACGGAGAAAGCTTCCACAATTTCAGGAAGTTTACCGAGCCAGTGGTGAACGCATTAAGGAAACTGGGAGTAAACGCGGAATTAAGCGGTAGGAATGACCTGTTGGCAGAAGGAAGAAAGATATCCGGAAAC is from Mesobacillus boroniphilus and encodes:
- a CDS encoding sensor histidine kinase; the encoded protein is MTSIRFWFIQTFMILAFIASLILFIGLQIYLYLFPDSGLTTTMTFWLWLYCFVIFTASGFYFSLRGSYLIKGRLTDILLFITTMRRGKFTDRMPTNEKDEIGLISEELNHLSEYLQEQVQSLQRLAEEKTELSKTAKSAAIMEERQRLARDLHDVVSQQLFALSMMSSASLRWFDQEPEKARKQLEQISEIAGKAQEEMRALLLHLRPVQLSGESLCEGIVKLIQELKHKTTLTFEASVDEIDHLSKAAEEHIFRIVQEALSNILRHADATRVKLFLSEENGYIHLYIGDNGKGFDIHEERMTSYGLKTMRERCEQIGGTYNIRSKENEGTYIEIRIPAMRRET
- a CDS encoding response regulator — translated: MGKIRVAVVDDHEMVRKGIISYLETEEGIEIVGETDSGKKAVSLVRDTKPDVVLMDLLMENGTGIDATREILSFYPECKIIIITSFYDDEQVFPAIEAGAFSYMLKTATASEVIKAIEKASRGETVIEPKVANRMMKRLRPQERKPHDDLTERELDVLKCIGEGMTNQQISEELFIGVKTVKTHVSNILGKLGLSDRTQAAVYANRNGLIKMT
- a CDS encoding antibiotic biosynthesis monooxygenase family protein; this translates as MNLYITSGTPDFLLKLKEKHQGENMILMNNNESSLLVHETGKKTVFSSPRMYEVIDSSGSLDHEGFAVLNNIPVTDEGRPLFEDRFLNRPRLIENEPGFVAIRVLRPLSSNTYIIMTIWENEGAFENWQKSKAYENAHKKRGTEEGIDGARPNIFESASYVSKYYVDK
- the hemE gene encoding uroporphyrinogen decarboxylase; protein product: MSKMINDTFLKAARGEKTDYVPVWYMRQAGRSQPEYRAIKEKYSLFEITHQPELCAYVTRLPVEQYGVDAAILYKDIMTPLPAMGVDVEIKTGIGPVISNPVKTLADVEKLGAINPESDIPYVLDTIKLLTQEQLSVPLIGFSGAPFTLASYMIEGGPSKNYNKTKAFMYAQPEAWFALMDKLGDMVITYVKSQIKAGVKAIQIFDSWVGALNVQDYRTFIKPVMNRIFSELKKENVPLIMFGVGASHLAMEWHELPLDVVGLDWRLQISEARELGIQKTVMGNLDPAILLAPWEVIEEKAKAILDQGMAQPGYIFNLGHGVFPSVNPETLKKLTAFIHEYSASKLGK
- the hemH gene encoding ferrochelatase, giving the protein MTKKKMGLLVMAYGTPYKEEDIERYYTHIRHGRTPSPEMLEDLKQRYEAIGGISPLAKITVAQGEKLEQHLNSIQDEIEFKMYLGLKHIEPFIEDAVKQMHDDGIEEAVSIVLAPHFSTFSVKSYNGRAKEEAAKLGGPEIVSVEQWYDEPKFIKYWSDRVSKTFAEMPADQRENAVLIVSAHSLPEKILQMGDPYPEQLKETADMIANQANVKNYEVGWQSAGNTPEPWLGPDVQDLTRDLFKANGYKAFVYVPAGFVSDHLEVLYDNDYECKNVTDDIGASYYRPPMPNTEPEFIDALADIILKKLSTSR
- the hemY gene encoding protoporphyrinogen oxidase yields the protein MTEKKQVVIVGGGITGLAAAYYLQKHARENQLPLDVKLVEASHRVGGKMQTHVKDGFVIERGPDSFLERKESAGRLAREVGLGDKLVNNSTGKSYVLVKDKLHPMPGGSVMGIPTQIGPFVTTGLFSWPGKFRAAGDFFMPPSKVKGDQSLGEFFRRRLGDEVVENLIEPLLSGIYAGDIDNMSLLSTFPQFYQVEQKYGSLILGTKKSTTPSKIKPADTGQTKKKGMFLTVTSGLQSFVDAIESKLDPGSVIKGIRVDKVSKQESGYRMRLSSGETLDADSILVSAPHEAALHMFSEHEHIFDPFRSMPSTSVATVAMAFPESVIKEDIDGTGFVVSRNSDYTITACTWTHKKWPHTTPEGKVLLRLYVGRPGDEAIVELSDDEIIKIALEDLNKTMDIQAQPDFSVVSRWKEAMPQYTVGHKERVANLKNNLSNELPGVFVGGSSYEGVGLPDCIDQGEAAVEKILGYLQLNQ
- a CDS encoding TetR/AcrR family transcriptional regulator is translated as MAIDRRQQIIDAANNSFSLYGYKATTIDQVAKLANVGKGTIYTFFKNKEQLFDEIINDLIKEMGEVANEAVNQEDSFYENVHRALYRLLEFRKKHQLTIKLSQEARDIGTPAVLEVMDKLEAAILGFIKQRVIQAVQKGEIKECDPEITSFIMMKLYISLIFDWEKKNKPLEKAQISELFEFYIFKGLSR
- a CDS encoding YhgE/Pip domain-containing protein — protein: MKNKLFTQELLAIFRNKKLLIPIIAVLFIPVLYSGMFLWAFWDPYEHLSDLPVAVANSDAGSTIDGKKLELGNDLVEKLKESQDFGFEFVSEEEGAKGLEQQKYYMLIKIPEDFSENATTLLEEHPEKLELVYMPNESFNFLSAQIGGTAAEKIKASVSEKVSETYAETMFDKIGGLADGLDQASDGAFELNDGAVRLKYGSQELFDNLSVLASKSVEFNEGLNSANSGTKELANGAVELSGGLGQLEEGETKLADASGQLLAGQKDLQAGASEVKAGLDQANSKIPAMIEATQQIEQGSENLSQSLTAWRNGADNAAGGAAEVHAGIQELQTQMEAMAPLLSAYPEKQKELAEALSKLEAGSAGLEQGTAKLSDSAGKLAAGSEKLSAGLKEVIAGQGQLQAGMSKLAAGSGQLETGAAKLAAGHEEFHSGLQVFGDKLSEAKAGSVELANGSSKLVGGMDELAAGSAAMTDGTDKLATGAGELFEGNSKVVDGTSELAEKLKDGAEEAKVNPDEETYNMLAAPVKLANETLKSVPNYGTGFAPYFLSLGLFVGALLLSIVFPLREPAGVPSSGASWFFSKFGILAGIGVLQALAADAILLLGLGLDVESIPLFLIFSVITSLTFIALIQFLVTLLGDPGRFVAIVILILQLTTSAGTFPLELIPGFLQKFNAYLPMTYSVQGFKAVISSGDFSFMWQNAGILAGYILVLAAGTAVYFHWMYKRRFTILAEKY
- the yhfH gene encoding protein YhfH; this encodes MIENVVEFFRNLPKKQCIECGEAINEQHECYGNKCDGCMDPGKL
- a CDS encoding MBL fold metallo-hydrolase, coding for MKLTIVGFWGGYPKVNEASTGYLLEHDGFKLMIDFGSGVLAKLQNFVQPDELDALVLSHYHPDHIADIGVLQHARLIQGFLGKKSPQLPIYGHTQDKQEFAKLTYKNITKGIAYDPSKKLNVGPFTISFISAVHPAPCYAMRIEAGGKSLVYTADTSFKEEFISFASGVDLLLSECNFYGNQDGKGAGHMNSYDNGRLAEGAGVKQLVLTHLPHYGEIEQLVSEASTIFKGPITLAREGLEITL